One region of Calditrichota bacterium genomic DNA includes:
- a CDS encoding outer membrane lipoprotein-sorting protein — RKNEIWNWIPTIQRVIKIPPSMMLQPWMGSDFTNDDLVRESSIVNDYTQSILGEEKVDGRLCYKIKLTPKPEAGVVWGKVILWISKAGYLELKAEFFDEDGKLVKTMLASRVRKMGGRTIPTHLEMIPQNKPGHKTILDYRKIKFNIKIRPSFFSVQNMKRVR; from the coding sequence CGCAAGAACGAAATCTGGAATTGGATTCCCACTATCCAGCGTGTGATCAAGATTCCTCCTTCCATGATGCTCCAGCCCTGGATGGGCTCGGACTTCACAAATGATGATCTGGTGCGGGAATCGTCGATTGTCAATGATTACACGCAGAGCATTTTGGGGGAAGAAAAGGTAGACGGACGCCTCTGCTATAAGATCAAATTAACTCCCAAGCCGGAAGCCGGTGTGGTGTGGGGCAAGGTCATTCTCTGGATTTCAAAGGCGGGCTACCTTGAATTGAAAGCGGAATTCTTCGATGAAGACGGGAAATTGGTGAAGACCATGCTGGCCAGCCGGGTGCGGAAAATGGGAGGGCGTACCATTCCCACGCATCTGGAAATGATCCCCCAGAATAAACCGGGCCACAAGACCATTCTGGATTACCGGAAAATTAAATTCAATATTAAAATTCGTCCGTCGTTCTTCTCGGTTCAGAATATGAAACGTGTCCGTTAA
- a CDS encoding ABC transporter permease: MYFVLSWRNLWRNKKRTLIAAASIFFAVVLAIVMRSMQNGSYAFMIRSSVKFYTGYLQVQGKGYWDNRSLNKSIVIDQKRKETIDHIPHVTVTVPRLEAFALVSYGSLTKVAQIVGIDPVAENGLTDLKKRLIQGTYLTSSSQGVLLAQGLARMLKVGVGDSLVIYGQGYHGMIAAARLPIEGIVKFPISDLNNGMVYVTLANAQTIFSAPGRITSLAIMIDKPKSQESVRKALVSLLGKDYTIMTWQEMMPDLVQSIEMDNASGLVMLVILYLVIAFGIFGTIMMMTTERSREFGILISVGMKRTKLILVTAIETLMLAFLGALSGALISVPIVAYFFHHPIPITGSAAQAFDRLGLEPVFHFSQDPMLFFHQAIVVFIVALTTELYPLVFIRKLDLVKAVRD; this comes from the coding sequence ATGTATTTTGTTCTGAGCTGGCGAAATTTATGGCGAAACAAAAAGCGAACCCTGATTGCAGCCGCCTCTATTTTTTTTGCGGTTGTTCTGGCCATTGTGATGCGGTCGATGCAAAATGGATCCTACGCCTTTATGATCCGCTCATCCGTTAAGTTTTACACGGGGTATTTACAGGTTCAGGGCAAGGGCTATTGGGATAACCGCTCACTGAATAAAAGTATCGTGATCGATCAGAAGCGCAAGGAAACCATCGATCACATTCCGCACGTCACCGTAACCGTTCCGCGTTTGGAAGCGTTTGCTCTGGTCTCTTACGGATCGCTCACAAAGGTTGCCCAAATTGTGGGAATCGATCCCGTTGCTGAAAATGGTCTCACCGATTTGAAGAAACGGTTGATTCAGGGAACCTATCTCACGTCTTCTTCACAGGGCGTTCTTCTGGCACAGGGACTGGCACGGATGCTGAAGGTGGGTGTGGGAGATAGCCTTGTTATCTACGGACAGGGATATCATGGAATGATTGCGGCTGCTCGGCTGCCAATTGAAGGAATTGTAAAATTCCCCATTTCCGATTTGAATAATGGGATGGTCTATGTAACGCTCGCAAATGCACAGACCATTTTTTCAGCCCCGGGGCGAATTACCTCCTTAGCCATTATGATTGATAAACCCAAAAGTCAGGAAAGCGTCAGGAAAGCGCTTGTTTCTTTACTGGGAAAAGATTACACCATTATGACCTGGCAGGAAATGATGCCGGACCTTGTGCAAAGCATTGAGATGGATAATGCCAGCGGTCTGGTGATGCTGGTTATTCTTTACCTGGTGATTGCGTTTGGGATTTTTGGTACGATTATGATGATGACCACGGAACGCTCAAGGGAATTTGGAATATTGATTTCGGTGGGAATGAAACGCACAAAGTTGATTCTGGTCACAGCCATTGAAACACTCATGCTGGCCTTTTTGGGGGCGCTTTCCGGCGCATTGATCAGTGTTCCGATCGTGGCGTATTTCTTTCATCATCCCATTCCCATTACGGGCAGTGCGGCGCAGGCATTTGATCGGCTGGGGTTGGAACCCGTTTTCCACTTCAGTCAGGACCCGATGCTCTTTTTTCATCAGGCCATCGTCGTGTTTATCGTTGCCCTGACGACGGAATTGTATCCGCTTGTTTTTATCAGAAAACTTGATCTTGTAAAAGCCGTACGGGATTAG
- a CDS encoding ABC transporter permease, with protein MLFSLAWKNIWRNKKRSLIIIAAIGLGLWGSLFAGAVWMGWGESMVDSAIERNLAHIQIHQADYLQDKVITNFIPDGFRVLRNSRQIPGVQAVSGRTLIEAMAASPVSTFGVKLVGIVPDQARQVTDIYKRLISGNYFESAALNPVVIGKKLADRLNLKVKSKLVLSFQGLDGTLNYVGCRIIGIYKTESSFFDESHVFMKQSDLFRLLNTSPILHEIAIRTANSQIVPEVYKRVKARFPDLSVKTWKELAPEIAITSAAMESFTYMFIIIILFALLFGITNTMLMAVIERFRELGVLIAVGMKQGRVFTMILLETVMLSLTGGMVGFLLGAGTIAYTTQKGIDFSAFASGLASFGASTIVHPVLPLGMYIALPVMIVVTACISAVLPAWKAIHIQPAEAVRTY; from the coding sequence ATGCTGTTTTCGCTGGCCTGGAAAAATATTTGGCGCAATAAAAAACGCAGTCTGATTATAATTGCGGCCATTGGGCTGGGGCTCTGGGGGAGCCTTTTTGCAGGGGCCGTCTGGATGGGCTGGGGTGAATCAATGGTTGACAGCGCGATCGAACGGAATTTGGCTCACATTCAAATTCACCAGGCAGACTATCTTCAGGACAAGGTCATCACAAATTTTATTCCAGACGGGTTTCGGGTTCTCCGTAACAGCAGGCAGATTCCCGGTGTTCAGGCGGTTTCGGGCCGCACGCTCATTGAGGCCATGGCCGCCTCTCCGGTATCCACCTTTGGTGTAAAACTTGTGGGGATTGTTCCTGATCAGGCCCGGCAGGTGACGGATATTTACAAGCGCCTGATCAGCGGAAATTATTTTGAATCCGCGGCTCTGAATCCGGTGGTCATTGGCAAAAAATTGGCGGACCGATTGAATTTGAAAGTAAAATCGAAGCTTGTCCTGAGCTTTCAGGGATTGGATGGAACGCTCAACTATGTAGGGTGCCGAATCATTGGAATTTACAAAACGGAGTCCAGTTTTTTTGACGAATCCCACGTGTTCATGAAACAGAGTGATCTCTTTCGATTGCTGAACACGTCTCCGATCCTTCACGAAATTGCCATTCGAACCGCGAATTCGCAGATTGTGCCCGAAGTGTACAAGCGTGTCAAAGCTCGTTTTCCCGACCTCTCGGTGAAAACGTGGAAAGAACTGGCCCCCGAGATTGCCATCACCTCTGCGGCAATGGAGAGTTTTACGTACATGTTCATCATAATTATTCTCTTTGCTCTTCTTTTCGGAATTACCAATACGATGTTAATGGCGGTGATAGAGCGCTTTCGGGAATTGGGGGTGCTTATCGCGGTCGGGATGAAACAGGGGCGGGTTTTCACAATGATATTGCTGGAAACCGTTATGCTTTCGCTGACCGGGGGAATGGTTGGGTTTCTGCTGGGGGCAGGGACAATTGCGTACACCACACAGAAGGGCATTGATTTTTCGGCCTTCGCTTCGGGTCTGGCAAGCTTTGGTGCCAGTACCATTGTACATCCGGTTTTACCCTTGGGAATGTACATCGCATTGCCTGTTATGATTGTGGTTACGGCCTGTATTTCAGCCGTTTTGCCTGCCTGGAAGGCGATCCACATTCAACCGGCGGAAGCGGTTCGAACCTATTAA
- a CDS encoding DUF4835 family protein gives MRFFKWTSIAMALLFLSGGLWITNAAAQAVHADVKIHLEKIPMDHRHKLKDLQEKLQAYINDYEWTDDQDAGDIYISIQIFLQDISSNFEDRYAGQFLITNNSDQQFFDKRWRFNYSPGDAFYHQENVFNPLTSLVDFYVYIVLGGEFDKLGKLAGTPYFAIAQDIAHQGQFGRFPEGWDYRQDLIKKILGEPHKIFRTGIDAYFLGLSYEKENPKIMRQQCQKGLQLIAKALEEDPQDQIARQFIKSHSQEITDIFKDTGNKTVFNLLISLDPEHKAIYSKYISE, from the coding sequence ATGAGATTTTTCAAATGGACATCCATTGCCATGGCCCTTCTCTTTTTGTCGGGTGGTTTATGGATCACAAATGCCGCTGCCCAGGCGGTTCATGCCGATGTGAAAATTCACCTTGAAAAGATTCCGATGGATCACCGTCACAAGCTAAAAGACCTGCAGGAAAAATTACAGGCCTACATTAATGATTACGAATGGACGGATGATCAGGACGCCGGTGATATCTACATTAGCATTCAAATATTCTTACAGGATATCAGCTCCAACTTTGAGGATCGCTACGCCGGACAATTCTTAATCACCAACAATTCAGACCAGCAGTTTTTCGATAAGCGATGGCGCTTTAATTACTCTCCGGGAGATGCCTTTTACCATCAGGAAAATGTTTTTAATCCGCTGACCAGCCTGGTTGATTTTTATGTCTACATCGTGCTGGGAGGCGAATTCGACAAATTGGGCAAATTGGCCGGCACCCCCTATTTTGCCATCGCCCAGGATATTGCCCATCAAGGACAATTCGGCCGTTTTCCGGAGGGCTGGGATTACCGTCAGGATTTAATCAAGAAAATTCTGGGCGAACCCCATAAGATTTTTCGCACGGGCATCGACGCCTATTTCCTTGGACTTTCCTACGAGAAGGAGAATCCGAAAATCATGCGCCAGCAATGTCAGAAGGGGCTTCAGCTCATTGCAAAGGCTCTGGAAGAGGACCCCCAGGATCAAATTGCCAGACAGTTTATTAAAAGTCACTCGCAGGAAATAACGGATATTTTCAAGGATACGGGGAACAAGACCGTCTTTAATTTGCTTATCTCACTGGACCCGGAGCATAAGGCCATTTACAGCAAATACATTTCCGAATAG